The proteins below are encoded in one region of Paenibacillus albus:
- a CDS encoding primary-amine oxidase has product MELIQKQKVKHPLEPLSTVEIALAVNVLREKKHLGAFDRFVSVMLKEPKKSDVFLFEESKPIDREAAIIILNNLQNACFEATVSLTSETVVSWVHVPGVQPTIMLDEQIECEVAVKEDAAFQAALARLGVTDPSLVMVDLWSAGNFGGAYENSRRIARPLCFLRSKPGENGYARPLGIIPIVDLNEMKVLEVEEYPYKSIPSQPAHYALAEMGPMRADLKRIDITQPDGPSFAIDSHEVDWQKWNLRVGFNAREGLTIHTVSYNDGGVKRPVLYRAALSEMVVPYGDPGPTQNRKNAFDSGEYGIGQLANSLELGCDCVGFIRYLDAAMTNSRGDTVVIKNAICMHEEDYGILWKHTDWRTNEVEVRRSRRLVISSISTVANYEYGFFWYFYQDGNIEFQVKLTGILSVGCLTEGEKPQYGTMVAPELYAPNHQHFFNVRLDLQIDGNENSVYEVDTVPAPLGPENPMSNAFMAKSTLLAAENEAVRDLKLETARYWKFVNDNVKNDMNQSVGYKIVPGENCFPFAAPESDLIKRAGFITHHMWVTPYDPEELYAAGKYPNQHAGGDGLSKWSKQNRSVENTDIVVWYTMGHNHIPRPEDWPVMPAAYTGFLLKPSGFFNCSPALDVPPTMKKTAVSGGDACCSREGHG; this is encoded by the coding sequence ATGGAACTCATACAGAAACAGAAGGTGAAGCATCCGCTTGAGCCGCTTAGTACGGTGGAGATCGCGCTTGCAGTGAACGTGCTTAGAGAGAAGAAGCATCTTGGCGCATTCGATCGGTTCGTATCCGTCATGCTGAAGGAGCCGAAGAAGAGTGACGTGTTCCTCTTCGAGGAGTCGAAGCCGATTGATCGTGAAGCGGCGATTATTATTCTGAACAATTTGCAAAATGCTTGCTTCGAAGCGACCGTATCGCTCACAAGCGAAACGGTTGTTTCGTGGGTGCATGTTCCGGGCGTGCAGCCGACCATCATGCTTGATGAGCAGATCGAATGCGAGGTTGCGGTCAAAGAAGATGCGGCGTTTCAAGCCGCGCTTGCCCGGCTTGGCGTAACGGATCCATCGCTCGTCATGGTCGATCTGTGGTCTGCGGGCAATTTCGGCGGCGCCTACGAGAATTCCCGCCGGATCGCAAGACCTCTCTGCTTCCTGCGAAGCAAGCCTGGAGAGAATGGCTATGCACGGCCGCTTGGTATTATACCGATCGTCGATTTGAACGAGATGAAGGTGCTAGAGGTCGAGGAATATCCATATAAGTCGATCCCGTCGCAGCCAGCTCATTATGCGCTTGCCGAGATGGGGCCGATGCGTGCCGATTTGAAACGAATTGACATTACGCAGCCGGATGGCCCTAGCTTTGCAATAGACAGCCATGAAGTGGATTGGCAGAAGTGGAATCTCCGTGTCGGCTTCAATGCCAGAGAAGGCTTGACGATTCACACGGTTAGTTATAACGATGGCGGAGTGAAGCGTCCAGTGCTGTACCGGGCAGCATTATCGGAGATGGTTGTGCCGTATGGAGATCCTGGACCGACGCAGAATCGCAAGAATGCTTTTGACAGCGGTGAGTATGGGATCGGCCAGCTGGCGAACAGTCTGGAGCTTGGCTGCGATTGCGTCGGCTTCATCCGTTACTTGGACGCGGCGATGACGAACAGCCGTGGCGATACCGTCGTCATTAAGAACGCAATCTGCATGCATGAGGAGGACTACGGCATTCTGTGGAAGCACACGGACTGGCGAACGAACGAAGTCGAGGTTAGACGCTCGCGCAGGCTCGTTATCTCGTCGATTTCAACGGTTGCCAATTATGAATATGGCTTCTTCTGGTATTTCTATCAGGACGGCAATATTGAATTTCAAGTGAAGCTCACTGGTATTCTGTCCGTAGGTTGTCTAACCGAAGGTGAGAAGCCTCAATACGGAACGATGGTAGCGCCAGAATTATATGCTCCGAATCATCAGCACTTCTTCAATGTACGGCTTGACCTGCAGATTGACGGGAACGAGAATTCCGTTTACGAGGTTGACACGGTGCCTGCTCCGCTTGGTCCGGAGAATCCAATGAGCAATGCGTTCATGGCGAAGTCTACGCTGCTCGCTGCTGAGAATGAAGCGGTGCGCGATTTGAAGCTGGAGACGGCGCGTTACTGGAAATTCGTGAATGACAACGTGAAGAATGATATGAATCAATCCGTCGGTTACAAAATCGTTCCAGGCGAGAACTGCTTCCCCTTCGCCGCTCCGGAGTCCGATCTCATCAAGCGTGCCGGATTCATTACACACCACATGTGGGTGACGCCTTACGATCCGGAGGAGCTGTATGCGGCCGGCAAATATCCGAACCAGCATGCGGGAGGAGACGGTTTGTCGAAATGGTCCAAGCAGAACCGTTCCGTCGAGAATACGGACATCGTCGTCTGGTACACGATGGGCCACAATCATATCCCAAGGCCTGAGGATTGGCCGGTCATGCCTGCGGCGTACACCGGATTTCTGCTGAAGCCAAGCGGCTTCTTTAATTGCAGTCCTGCGCTTGATGTGCCTCCTACTATGAAGAAGACAGCTGTAAGCGGTGGCGATGCCTGTTGTTCAAGGGAGGGGCATGGATGA
- a CDS encoding IclR family transcriptional regulator — MSGVIGKAIDILDALVPQGMEKELSVTEISKLLDMPVQSAHRILNTLTQYGFVTQNSRTKKYKLGLSLMKYGFLMWDSLMFRSVARPYIEELSQKTRETVYLASRENNEGVYIDSIDSPQILKISEPIGLRLPLYIGASNRVILAYLPLKLQDQLLRGVDWAKVPSLKPLTLEYVKADLQRIRAQGYSVTNGEATEGTTGIAAPIFSYERTVVGSINVAGPELRFQADTIEKYSYYVKKYAGLISAELGYSGSSERA, encoded by the coding sequence ATGTCCGGTGTCATTGGCAAAGCGATCGATATTCTAGATGCGCTCGTTCCGCAAGGAATGGAGAAGGAGCTCAGTGTGACGGAAATCAGCAAACTGCTGGATATGCCCGTCCAGAGCGCGCATCGGATCTTAAACACGCTCACGCAATACGGCTTCGTCACCCAGAACAGCCGAACGAAGAAGTATAAGCTCGGACTCTCGCTCATGAAATACGGCTTTCTTATGTGGGATAGTCTGATGTTCCGTTCCGTCGCACGGCCCTACATCGAAGAGCTATCGCAAAAAACACGGGAAACCGTATACCTCGCGAGCCGCGAAAATAACGAGGGGGTTTACATCGACTCCATTGATTCCCCGCAAATATTGAAGATTTCAGAGCCGATCGGGCTGCGGCTTCCCCTCTATATCGGCGCGTCTAATCGGGTCATTCTCGCATATTTGCCTCTAAAGCTGCAAGATCAGCTGCTTCGGGGAGTCGATTGGGCGAAAGTGCCTTCGCTAAAGCCGCTCACGCTGGAGTATGTCAAAGCGGATCTGCAGCGGATCCGGGCGCAGGGCTACAGCGTCACGAACGGGGAGGCGACGGAAGGGACGACCGGCATCGCCGCGCCGATTTTCTCCTATGAGCGCACGGTTGTCGGGTCCATCAATGTCGCAGGTCCAGAGCTGCGGTTCCAAGCGGATACGATTGAGAAATACAGCTATTATGTCAAGAAATATGCGGGTCTGATCTCAGCTGAGCTCGGTTATTCCGGCAGTTCTGAACGGGCTTAG
- the hydA gene encoding dihydropyrimidinase: protein MARLITNGIVVTAADTMRADVLIENGIVTAIGSSLAQLAPQNTEVIDAGGCYLFPGGVDPHTHLDMPFGGTVTADDFETGTMAAAFGGTTTIVDFCLTEKGKPLSSSIDTWHRKAEGKAVVDYGFHLMISEINDQVLTELPDIIKQEGITSFKVFMAYKNVLQADDGILYRTLQSAKQHGALVMVHAENGDVIDELIKQALAAGHTEPIYHALTRPSILEGEATGRAVRLTALADSQLYVVHVTCEEAVQQIAQGRLEGYNIWGETCPQYLLLDITDLEKPDFEGAKYVWSPPLRAKEHQEVLWNALKNGQLQTVGSDQCSFNFKGQKDLGAADFSLIPNGGPIIEDRFSLLYSEGVGKGRLTLNQFVEVIATRAAKLFGVFPQKGTIAVGSDADIVIFDPSVERIISAQTHHMNVDYNPFEGLAVKGEPISVLSRGEFIIRDRKFVGTKGSGRFLHRKTFGTS, encoded by the coding sequence ATGGCTAGGCTCATAACGAACGGTATCGTCGTGACGGCGGCAGATACGATGAGAGCTGATGTGCTTATCGAGAACGGCATCGTGACTGCAATCGGCAGTTCCTTAGCGCAGCTTGCTCCGCAAAACACAGAGGTAATTGATGCTGGCGGGTGCTACTTGTTTCCAGGCGGCGTCGATCCGCATACGCATCTGGATATGCCGTTCGGCGGTACCGTGACGGCTGACGACTTCGAGACAGGGACAATGGCGGCCGCTTTCGGCGGCACGACAACGATAGTCGACTTCTGCCTGACGGAGAAAGGGAAGCCTCTAAGCAGTTCAATCGACACCTGGCACCGAAAAGCCGAAGGGAAGGCGGTCGTTGACTACGGCTTTCATCTGATGATCAGCGAGATTAATGATCAAGTGCTCACGGAGCTGCCGGACATCATTAAGCAGGAAGGCATCACGTCGTTCAAAGTGTTCATGGCGTACAAGAATGTGCTCCAAGCCGATGACGGCATTCTGTATCGGACACTGCAAAGCGCGAAGCAGCATGGCGCACTCGTCATGGTGCATGCCGAGAATGGCGATGTCATTGACGAACTGATTAAGCAAGCGCTCGCGGCAGGGCATACGGAGCCGATTTATCACGCGCTGACGCGCCCTTCGATACTGGAAGGCGAGGCGACGGGCAGAGCGGTGAGGCTGACGGCGCTCGCGGATTCCCAGCTCTATGTCGTTCACGTCACCTGCGAGGAAGCGGTGCAGCAGATTGCGCAGGGTAGGCTGGAAGGCTATAACATATGGGGCGAGACGTGCCCGCAATATTTGCTTCTGGATATTACGGATTTGGAGAAGCCGGATTTTGAAGGGGCGAAGTACGTCTGGTCGCCGCCGCTGCGCGCCAAGGAGCATCAGGAGGTGCTGTGGAACGCCTTGAAGAACGGACAGCTGCAGACGGTGGGTTCGGATCAATGCTCGTTCAATTTCAAAGGTCAGAAGGACCTTGGCGCGGCGGACTTCAGCCTAATCCCGAATGGCGGACCGATCATCGAGGACCGCTTCAGCCTGCTCTACTCGGAAGGAGTCGGTAAAGGCCGGCTGACGCTCAATCAATTCGTCGAAGTCATCGCGACACGCGCAGCGAAGCTGTTCGGGGTATTCCCGCAGAAAGGGACGATTGCAGTAGGCAGTGATGCCGATATCGTCATCTTCGATCCGTCTGTGGAGCGAATCATCTCGGCACAAACCCATCATATGAATGTCGATTACAACCCATTCGAAGGGTTGGCGGTGAAGGGTGAACCCATCTCCGTACTGAGCCGTGGGGAGTTCATCATCCGGGATCGGAAGTTTGTCGGGACGAAAGGGAGCGGCAGGTTTCTGCACCGTAAGACATTCGGAACTTCATAA
- the preA gene encoding NAD-dependent dihydropyrimidine dehydrogenase subunit PreA has product MADLRINLAGIQSPNPFWLASAPPTNTGYQVQRAFEAGWGGAVWKTLGDPIINTSSRFAAVHFNGQRVAGFNNIELITDRPLDVNLKEIYETKKRFPNHALVVSLMVEPKRDKWHEIVKKVEAVGVDGLELNFGCPHGMAERGMGSASGQQPDLVERQTYWVKEAARTPVIVKLTPNITDITATAIAAANGCADAISLINTINSLAGVDLDSWNTIPHVAGRGSHGGYCGPAVKPIALNMVAECARNPEVGIPISGIGGISDWKDAVEFMLMGAAGVQVCTAVMHHGFRIVEEMIDGLSNYLDSKGIERVSDLTGRAVPRYTDWGNLDLNYAVAARIHTDTCINCNKCYIACEDTAHQCIERIEDSGASYLKVREEDCVGCNLCAIVCPVEGAIEMVDLPSTGVPMSWNERQAALAKLNMKGA; this is encoded by the coding sequence ATGGCTGATTTGCGCATTAACTTGGCGGGGATCCAATCCCCGAATCCGTTCTGGCTCGCCTCCGCTCCGCCAACCAATACGGGGTATCAGGTGCAGCGGGCTTTTGAGGCTGGCTGGGGAGGCGCGGTATGGAAGACGCTTGGCGATCCGATCATCAACACGTCCTCCAGGTTCGCGGCCGTACATTTTAACGGACAACGGGTTGCAGGCTTTAACAATATCGAGCTCATTACGGACCGCCCGCTTGATGTCAATTTGAAAGAGATTTACGAAACGAAGAAACGATTCCCGAATCATGCGCTCGTCGTGTCTCTAATGGTCGAACCAAAACGGGATAAATGGCATGAAATTGTTAAAAAGGTCGAAGCTGTCGGCGTGGACGGGCTTGAGCTGAACTTCGGTTGTCCGCATGGAATGGCAGAGCGCGGCATGGGCTCGGCTTCGGGCCAGCAGCCGGATCTGGTGGAGCGGCAGACATATTGGGTAAAAGAAGCTGCCCGGACGCCAGTTATCGTCAAGCTCACGCCGAACATCACCGATATTACGGCAACCGCGATTGCAGCTGCGAACGGCTGCGCAGATGCGATTTCACTCATCAACACGATCAATTCTCTCGCGGGCGTTGATCTCGACTCTTGGAATACGATTCCTCATGTGGCGGGCCGTGGCTCGCATGGCGGCTACTGCGGTCCTGCCGTGAAGCCGATCGCGCTCAATATGGTCGCGGAATGCGCGCGCAATCCGGAGGTAGGCATCCCGATCTCGGGCATTGGCGGCATCTCGGATTGGAAGGATGCGGTAGAGTTTATGCTGATGGGCGCCGCCGGCGTGCAGGTATGTACCGCTGTCATGCATCATGGGTTCCGCATCGTTGAAGAGATGATCGACGGTCTGTCGAACTATCTCGACAGCAAAGGCATCGAGCGGGTGAGCGACCTTACCGGTCGCGCCGTTCCGCGATATACGGATTGGGGCAACCTGGACCTCAACTATGCAGTTGCGGCCCGAATTCATACGGACACCTGCATCAATTGCAACAAGTGCTACATTGCTTGCGAGGATACTGCTCACCAATGCATTGAGCGAATTGAAGATTCAGGAGCGAGCTATTTGAAGGTACGCGAGGAAGACTGCGTCGGCTGCAATCTGTGCGCGATTGTTTGCCCGGTCGAAGGCGCGATCGAGATGGTGGATCTGCCATCAACAGGCGTACCTATGAGTTGGAACGAACGGCAGGCTGCGTTAGCGAAGTTGAATATGAAAGGGGCGTAG
- a CDS encoding NAD(P)-dependent oxidoreductase, whose amino-acid sequence MFISDDALKRNFAEVKPGLRPKQAFEEAHRCLYCYDAPCIKACPTGINIPSFIKRIANKNMLGSARTILEANPMGASCARVCPTEELCEGACVLNDSSKPILIGDLQRFATDWAIRNNQQLFASGERNGRSVAIVGGGPAGLSAARELARFGFAVTVFEAKAHAGGLNTYGIVSFRLPKEIALWEVEQVRKLGVDIRTNTVVGRDVTASELLESHDVVVLAAGMSKVPMMGIPGEELEGVYDAIELVEKTKVSLSGELSGRRVVVVGAGNTAIDAATCSVRMGAEHVEICYRRSKQEMTAYEFEYEFAKSDGVAFRWLTAPVRIIGDEHGRVKAIECVRMKLEQAESGRRARPVPIPGSEFTIEADAVIKAIGQTRHVSLVDQFQLAHTRGVVTIDQETYRTSNPNVYAAGDVIFGEGQGDAMVVSAVQQGKLAAFAIYKQLVLDAGDVDRQT is encoded by the coding sequence TTGTTTATTTCTGATGATGCGTTGAAGCGCAATTTTGCCGAAGTGAAACCAGGACTGCGTCCGAAGCAGGCGTTCGAGGAGGCGCACCGCTGCCTCTACTGCTACGATGCGCCGTGCATTAAAGCATGTCCGACAGGCATTAACATTCCGTCTTTCATTAAACGGATTGCGAACAAGAATATGCTCGGCTCGGCCAGGACGATTCTGGAGGCGAATCCGATGGGGGCGAGCTGTGCACGCGTCTGTCCGACCGAAGAGCTGTGCGAAGGGGCATGTGTGCTGAATGATTCGTCGAAGCCGATTCTAATTGGCGATTTGCAGCGCTTTGCAACCGATTGGGCGATTCGAAATAATCAGCAGCTGTTTGCTTCCGGAGAACGAAATGGCCGCAGCGTCGCAATTGTCGGAGGCGGTCCGGCAGGGCTATCCGCTGCGCGCGAGCTGGCGAGATTCGGCTTCGCCGTCACCGTGTTTGAGGCGAAGGCGCATGCAGGCGGACTGAATACATACGGCATTGTGTCATTCCGTCTGCCGAAGGAAATCGCTCTCTGGGAAGTGGAGCAAGTGCGTAAGCTTGGTGTCGATATTCGGACGAACACGGTTGTCGGGCGAGATGTGACGGCTTCCGAGCTGCTAGAATCCCATGACGTTGTCGTTCTGGCGGCTGGCATGTCTAAGGTGCCGATGATGGGCATTCCGGGCGAGGAGCTTGAAGGAGTCTACGATGCGATTGAGCTAGTGGAGAAGACGAAGGTCTCGCTCTCAGGAGAGCTGAGCGGCCGCCGTGTCGTCGTCGTTGGAGCGGGCAATACAGCAATCGACGCAGCAACTTGTTCGGTAAGAATGGGCGCAGAACACGTTGAGATTTGCTATCGCAGGTCCAAGCAAGAGATGACCGCCTATGAATTCGAATATGAATTCGCGAAGAGCGACGGCGTTGCTTTCCGGTGGCTGACAGCTCCTGTTCGCATCATTGGCGATGAGCATGGCCGCGTGAAGGCGATCGAGTGCGTCAGGATGAAGCTGGAGCAGGCGGAGAGCGGCAGGCGCGCACGTCCGGTGCCGATTCCCGGCAGCGAATTTACGATCGAGGCGGACGCCGTCATCAAGGCGATTGGCCAAACCAGGCATGTGTCGCTTGTGGATCAATTTCAGCTCGCCCATACTCGCGGGGTCGTAACCATTGACCAAGAAACGTATCGAACATCGAACCCGAACGTTTATGCGGCAGGAGATGTCATCTTTGGTGAAGGTCAAGGCGATGCGATGGTCGTATCCGCCGTGCAGCAAGGGAAGCTGGCGGCATTCGCGATTTATAAGCAGCTCGTACTGGATGCTGGAGACGTGGACCGTCAAACGTAA
- a CDS encoding M20 family metallo-hydrolase has product MSTAGSLTINNARLHQRIEELAQIGKLGDTGVCRLALSPEDLQGVILVKSWMEQAGLEARIDAFGNLIGRLEGKASGKPILMLGSHIDSQPYGGRFDGAIGVLGALEAVQTLIELGEQPEQSIEVVAFCDEEGSRFNKGLFGVRGMTGKLEEGELEREDANGVTRREALLTFGGDPSRFEADQYPAGAIGAFLELHIEQGPVLDARQEPLGIVTGIAGPLWLTVELTGFAGHAGSVPMPMRRDALVGAARIITALNQLARSEAGAPTVGTVGALTVFPNSRNIIPEKVTFTVDLRDIDMARRADRERQLRNVLEEVCIEHGLTYAVREDTNNEARFCADWIREIMRDEATRLLGNGHAPTELMSGPFHDSLALSYVCDYAMIFVRCKEGISHNPLEYAAPRDIELGAELLYRTMVRLCKG; this is encoded by the coding sequence ATGTCAACAGCCGGTAGTCTGACCATTAACAACGCGCGTCTGCATCAGCGGATTGAGGAGCTTGCCCAGATCGGCAAGCTGGGCGATACCGGCGTATGCCGGCTTGCGCTGTCGCCCGAAGACTTGCAAGGCGTGATTCTCGTGAAGAGTTGGATGGAGCAGGCAGGCCTTGAAGCACGCATTGATGCTTTCGGCAATCTGATCGGCCGATTGGAAGGGAAGGCTTCGGGCAAGCCGATTCTGATGCTCGGCTCGCATATCGACTCCCAGCCGTATGGCGGGAGGTTCGATGGCGCCATTGGCGTACTCGGCGCTCTCGAAGCGGTGCAGACGTTGATCGAGCTTGGTGAGCAGCCGGAACAGTCAATCGAAGTAGTTGCATTCTGCGATGAAGAAGGCAGCCGCTTCAATAAAGGGCTGTTCGGCGTTCGCGGCATGACCGGGAAGCTCGAGGAAGGGGAGCTTGAGCGCGAGGATGCGAACGGCGTTACGCGGCGCGAGGCGCTGCTCACCTTCGGTGGTGATCCCAGCCGCTTCGAAGCAGATCAATATCCTGCGGGTGCTATCGGCGCGTTCCTCGAGCTGCACATCGAGCAAGGGCCTGTGCTTGACGCGAGACAGGAACCGCTTGGCATCGTGACAGGCATCGCCGGTCCGCTCTGGCTGACGGTGGAACTGACAGGCTTCGCGGGCCATGCCGGCTCCGTGCCGATGCCGATGCGCCGCGATGCGCTGGTTGGCGCCGCCCGGATCATTACGGCGCTCAATCAGCTCGCGCGCTCAGAAGCCGGTGCGCCGACAGTCGGCACGGTCGGCGCGCTTACGGTATTTCCGAATTCGCGGAACATCATCCCCGAGAAGGTGACGTTCACCGTCGACCTCCGCGACATTGATATGGCCCGGCGCGCCGATCGGGAGCGACAGCTACGCAATGTGCTCGAAGAAGTGTGCATAGAACATGGCCTCACGTATGCGGTTCGTGAGGATACGAACAATGAAGCGAGATTTTGCGCGGATTGGATAAGAGAGATTATGCGCGATGAAGCAACGAGGCTGCTTGGCAACGGGCATGCGCCGACGGAGCTCATGAGCGGACCGTTTCACGATTCGCTCGCGCTGTCGTATGTGTGCGATTATGCAATGATTTTTGTCCGCTGCAAGGAAGGCATCAGCCATAATCCGCTCGAATACGCCGCTCCGCGCGACATTGAGCTTGGCGCCGAGCTATTGTACCGGACGATGGTACGTCTTTGTAAAGGGTGA
- a CDS encoding aspartate aminotransferase family protein translates to MSSQKPVVTKEELLQKDRKYVWHHMSPHNDNPLIIVSGDGCWITDADGNRYFDGMSGLWCVNVGHGRERIAQAAYEQMKTIAYSPMSQSHVPAIQLAEKIGSWLGGDYRIFYSNSGSDANEVAFKIARQYFHQKGEPARHKFIARHRAYHGSSFGALSATGQAQRKLKYEPLGAGFQHVPPPYCYRCPFGQSYGSCKLECADAVEAAINWEGADSVAGVILEPAITGGGMIVPPAEYLPKVREICDKYGVLLILDEVICGFGRSGEKFGHHNFGVEPDIVTMAKGLTSAYSPLSATAVRSSLYESFKGKDGASHFRHVNTFGGNQVSCAVAIANLEIMEEEQLVARSAQIGKELGRLLDPLRAHPNVGDIRFFGSACGIELVEDQLTKVPAEADLVLQVIGSCKARGLLVGKNGDTVPGFNNIITLCPPLITTDEELAWIAETIAEALDSISS, encoded by the coding sequence TTGAGTTCTCAGAAGCCGGTTGTAACGAAGGAAGAGCTGCTGCAGAAAGACCGCAAGTATGTATGGCATCATATGTCGCCGCATAATGACAACCCGCTCATCATTGTATCGGGTGATGGCTGCTGGATAACGGACGCGGACGGGAATCGGTATTTCGACGGGATGTCGGGGCTGTGGTGCGTTAACGTCGGACACGGCCGGGAGCGAATTGCACAGGCGGCTTATGAGCAGATGAAGACGATTGCATATTCACCAATGAGCCAGTCGCATGTGCCGGCTATTCAACTGGCAGAGAAGATAGGCAGCTGGCTTGGCGGAGATTACCGAATCTTCTACTCCAACTCCGGATCGGACGCGAATGAGGTGGCGTTCAAGATTGCAAGGCAATATTTTCATCAAAAAGGAGAGCCTGCCCGCCATAAGTTTATAGCAAGACATCGAGCTTATCATGGCAGTTCATTTGGAGCGCTCAGTGCCACTGGGCAGGCGCAGCGGAAGCTGAAGTATGAGCCGCTTGGGGCCGGATTCCAGCATGTGCCGCCGCCATATTGCTATCGCTGTCCATTTGGACAATCCTATGGCAGCTGCAAGCTGGAATGCGCGGACGCGGTCGAGGCCGCAATTAATTGGGAAGGTGCAGATTCCGTGGCTGGTGTTATTCTTGAGCCGGCAATAACGGGCGGCGGCATGATCGTACCTCCTGCGGAATATTTGCCTAAGGTGCGGGAGATTTGTGACAAGTACGGCGTACTGCTGATCCTGGATGAGGTCATTTGCGGATTCGGGAGGTCTGGCGAGAAATTCGGTCATCATAACTTCGGTGTGGAGCCGGATATTGTGACGATGGCGAAGGGACTGACCAGCGCTTATTCTCCCCTCTCGGCAACGGCTGTCCGCAGCTCGTTGTATGAGAGCTTCAAAGGTAAGGATGGAGCGAGTCACTTCCGCCATGTGAACACCTTCGGCGGCAATCAAGTATCCTGCGCAGTAGCGATAGCGAATCTGGAGATTATGGAGGAGGAGCAGCTCGTCGCAAGGTCCGCTCAGATCGGTAAGGAGCTGGGAAGGCTGCTGGACCCGTTGAGAGCGCATCCCAATGTCGGCGATATCCGGTTCTTCGGCTCTGCATGCGGCATTGAGCTTGTGGAAGATCAGCTGACGAAAGTGCCTGCGGAGGCAGATTTGGTGCTGCAGGTCATCGGCAGCTGTAAGGCGCGCGGCTTGCTTGTTGGGAAGAACGGCGATACAGTGCCGGGCTTCAATAACATTATAACGCTTTGTCCGCCGCTTATCACGACGGATGAAGAGCTAGCTTGGATTGCAGAAACGATTGCTGAGGCGTTAGATTCGATCAGCTCATAG
- a CDS encoding GNAT family N-acetyltransferase, translated as MDETRLYAELARIEEDHCRVLHVTQSRHGDTVILYSPVDSCDINARIVYASGVATKRYVNDLNMFVARVPGKQAWKLQYIRILGDKIGQGYGSIMMEELLRRAERERIIYIEGRMHLTDHKEHLERLRYFYSKFGFALLEDRRILWTNEQIQRQATK; from the coding sequence ATGGATGAAACCAGACTTTATGCAGAGCTTGCCCGTATCGAAGAAGACCACTGCCGCGTACTTCACGTCACACAATCGAGGCATGGGGATACCGTCATTCTGTATTCGCCGGTTGATAGCTGCGATATTAATGCAAGGATTGTTTATGCAAGTGGCGTCGCAACGAAGCGCTATGTCAACGATCTGAACATGTTCGTCGCGAGAGTGCCTGGCAAGCAGGCATGGAAGCTCCAATATATCCGCATTCTTGGCGACAAAATCGGACAGGGCTATGGGTCCATTATGATGGAGGAGCTTCTGAGGCGTGCAGAGCGTGAAAGGATCATCTATATCGAAGGACGCATGCATCTCACCGATCATAAGGAGCATCTAGAGCGGCTGCGCTATTTCTACAGCAAATTCGGTTTCGCGCTGCTCGAAGATCGCCGAATTCTGTGGACGAACGAGCAAATTCAACGTCAGGCGACAAAATAA
- a CDS encoding ribokinase, translated as MSKGKAIAVVGSLNMDLVISMQRMPKIGETIQGDAIHYISGGKGANQAVGCAKLGAEVTMIGAIGNDAFGSEIMQRMKLFGVKTEAIATLEGVPTGTATIMHTENDNCIVIVPGANGECSPEETIAPYAEIIRNADALIVQLEIPMPAVEAALRIAHEAGVPTILNPAPALPLTDEQIALADYFTPNETEFEMYCGGTIDVDSEEQLFERMTAWNARFPGQKLIVTRGKHGISYADSGSIATFAAPVVQVVDTTGAGDSFNAALCFGVANGWPLDKTLPLAVRAASYSVTVFGAQDGMPTMDKLL; from the coding sequence GTGAGCAAAGGCAAGGCTATAGCCGTTGTTGGAAGTCTAAACATGGACCTCGTCATTTCCATGCAAAGAATGCCGAAGATTGGGGAAACCATTCAAGGCGACGCGATTCATTACATATCCGGTGGCAAAGGCGCGAATCAGGCGGTTGGCTGTGCGAAGCTCGGCGCCGAGGTGACGATGATCGGGGCAATAGGCAACGATGCTTTCGGCTCGGAGATCATGCAGCGTATGAAGCTGTTCGGCGTGAAGACCGAGGCGATTGCAACGCTTGAAGGCGTACCGACAGGCACGGCGACCATTATGCATACCGAGAATGACAACTGTATCGTCATCGTGCCCGGAGCGAACGGTGAATGCTCGCCCGAGGAGACGATTGCGCCTTATGCAGAAATAATTCGGAATGCAGATGCGCTGATCGTGCAGCTTGAAATTCCAATGCCGGCCGTCGAAGCTGCTCTGCGTATCGCACATGAAGCCGGCGTACCGACGATTCTGAACCCCGCCCCTGCCCTGCCGCTTACGGACGAGCAGATAGCTCTGGCTGACTACTTCACACCGAATGAGACAGAGTTTGAAATGTACTGCGGCGGTACGATTGACGTTGACTCCGAGGAGCAGTTGTTCGAGCGGATGACCGCTTGGAATGCTCGCTTCCCTGGGCAGAAGCTCATCGTTACGCGCGGCAAGCATGGCATCTCCTACGCCGATTCCGGCAGCATCGCTACATTCGCTGCCCCTGTCGTACAGGTAGTTGACACAACCGGTGCCGGCGATTCGTTCAATGCCGCACTATGCTTCGGAGTTGCAAACGGCTGGCCGCTAGATAAGACGCTTCCGCTCGCGGTTCGAGCAGCTTCCTACTCCGTCACGGTGTTCGGCGCGCAAGACGGGATGCCGACGATGGACAAGTTGCTTTAA